In one window of Dokdonia sp. PRO95 DNA:
- a CDS encoding acyl carrier protein, producing the protein MSDIASRVKAIIVDKLGVDENEVVTEASFTNDLGADSLDTVELIMEFEKEFDIQIPDDQAENIATVGQAVSYIEEAK; encoded by the coding sequence ATGTCAGACATTGCATCAAGAGTAAAAGCGATTATCGTAGACAAATTAGGAGTAGACGAAAACGAAGTTGTAACGGAAGCGAGCTTCACAAACGACCTAGGCGCTGATTCACTAGACACAGTGGAACTCATTATGGAGTTTGAAAAAGAATTTGATATCCAGATTCCAGACGATCAAGCAGAAAATATTGCGACAGTAGGTCAAGCAGTATCTTATATAGAAGAGGCAAAATAA
- a CDS encoding phosphoribosylglycinamide formyltransferase, producing MKRIVIFASGNGTNAQRIIEFFQDRTDAQVVQVLSNNPRAKVLQRASVLDVAAFSFNRKAFYKGDDVLHLLKATQPDVIILAGFLWLFPEKIISAFPDKVINIHPALLPDFGGKGMYGMNVHEAVYAFAKAQHDKNPSQKIYTGITIHKVTPEYDKGDFLFQAKVEVSQEDTPEGIAEKIHQLEYTHFPEVIAEFLS from the coding sequence ATGAAACGAATTGTGATTTTTGCCTCGGGTAACGGTACAAATGCCCAGCGTATTATAGAGTTTTTCCAGGATCGTACGGATGCACAAGTTGTGCAAGTACTTAGTAACAACCCTCGTGCCAAAGTACTTCAAAGAGCTTCAGTCCTTGATGTTGCTGCGTTTAGTTTTAACAGAAAAGCGTTCTATAAAGGTGATGATGTACTCCACCTTCTTAAGGCTACACAACCAGATGTCATCATTTTGGCAGGTTTTTTATGGCTATTTCCAGAAAAAATAATTTCGGCGTTTCCAGATAAGGTTATAAATATTCACCCAGCGTTGCTCCCAGATTTTGGAGGAAAAGGCATGTATGGCATGAATGTACATGAGGCTGTTTACGCTTTCGCGAAAGCGCAACACGATAAAAATCCTTCTCAAAAAATATATACAGGCATCACCATACATAAAGTAACGCCAGAATATGACAAAGGAGATTTCTTATTTCAAGCCAAAGTTGAAGTAAGCCAAGAAGACACTCCAGAAGGAATTGCCGAAAAAATACACCAACTAGAATACACGCATTTTCCAGAGGTGATTGCAGAATTCTTATCTTAG
- a CDS encoding ribonuclease H family protein, with product MAKTKKFYVVWEGKKPGIYESWKECKKMIDGYAGAKYKSFETFAKAKNAYNGDYNDFKGSSKKKKVLTAEEKAKYGFPNLYSIAVDAASSGNPGIMEYRGVDTQTVKQLFHQGPFKQGTNNIGEFLALVHGLAYLKKIGSDRLIYSDSRIAIGWVKKKHCKTNLKQSPKNKDVFELIARAEQWLKTNTYVTTIVKWETKAWGEIPADFGRK from the coding sequence ATGGCAAAAACAAAAAAATTCTATGTAGTCTGGGAAGGTAAAAAACCTGGAATCTATGAGTCTTGGAAGGAGTGCAAGAAGATGATAGATGGTTATGCCGGCGCAAAATACAAGAGTTTTGAAACCTTTGCCAAAGCAAAAAACGCATATAACGGAGACTATAACGACTTTAAAGGCTCTTCAAAAAAGAAAAAAGTACTCACCGCCGAAGAAAAAGCCAAATATGGCTTCCCCAACCTCTACTCTATTGCTGTAGATGCCGCAAGTTCTGGTAATCCAGGCATCATGGAATATCGCGGGGTAGATACTCAAACGGTAAAACAACTCTTTCACCAAGGGCCTTTTAAGCAGGGAACTAACAATATAGGAGAGTTTCTTGCGCTTGTACATGGGCTGGCTTATTTAAAAAAGATAGGTAGTGACCGTCTTATATATAGTGACTCCCGAATAGCAATAGGCTGGGTAAAGAAGAAACATTGCAAGACCAACCTCAAGCAAAGCCCAAAAAATAAAGATGTATTTGAGCTCATCGCGCGCGCAGAGCAGTGGCTTAAAACAAACACCTACGTAACTACGATTGTGAAGTGGGAAACCAAAGCCTGGGGCGAAATCCCAGCAGATTTTGGGAGGAAATAA
- a CDS encoding PfkB family carbohydrate kinase, whose amino-acid sequence MSKLVIVGSCAFDAIETPFGKTDKIIGGASPYIGLAAAQFDNVDPAIVAVVGDDFPQEYLDFLAERGINTDGIEVVKGGKTFFWSGKYHNDMNSRDTLATELNVLADFSPKVPASHKEAPIVMLGNLQPQVQLSVIEQMEVKPKLVILDTMNFWMDIALDELKTTLKKVDVITINDEEARQLSGEYSLVTAAKKIHEMGPKYVVIKKGEHGALIFEGDNMFFAPALPLADVFDPTGAGDTFAGGFAGYIAQAGDTSFETMKTALIYGSCLASFTVEKFGTERLQSVTPEEIKERLHQFKNLVQFDININN is encoded by the coding sequence ATGAGTAAATTGGTTATTGTTGGTTCTTGTGCATTTGATGCAATAGAGACACCTTTTGGAAAAACAGATAAAATTATAGGAGGAGCCTCTCCTTATATAGGACTGGCTGCGGCACAGTTTGATAATGTTGATCCAGCCATTGTTGCCGTTGTAGGTGATGACTTCCCTCAAGAGTATCTTGATTTCCTTGCAGAAAGAGGAATTAACACAGACGGTATAGAAGTTGTAAAAGGTGGTAAAACATTTTTCTGGAGTGGTAAGTATCACAATGATATGAACTCTAGAGATACACTTGCTACAGAACTTAATGTACTAGCAGATTTTTCTCCTAAGGTTCCTGCTTCACATAAGGAAGCACCTATTGTAATGCTAGGTAACTTACAGCCGCAAGTACAGCTTAGTGTTATCGAGCAAATGGAAGTAAAACCTAAGCTTGTCATACTAGACACAATGAACTTCTGGATGGATATCGCACTTGATGAGCTTAAAACTACGCTCAAAAAAGTAGATGTTATCACGATAAATGATGAGGAAGCTCGCCAGTTAAGTGGAGAGTACTCACTTGTAACTGCTGCAAAGAAAATCCACGAGATGGGACCTAAGTATGTAGTTATAAAGAAAGGAGAACATGGAGCTCTTATTTTTGAAGGAGACAATATGTTTTTTGCCCCTGCATTACCCCTTGCAGATGTTTTTGACCCTACGGGAGCTGGAGACACCTTTGCTGGAGGATTTGCTGGCTATATAGCTCAAGCAGGAGACACTTCTTTTGAAACTATGAAGACGGCTCTTATTTATGGCTCATGCCTAGCCTCCTTTACGGTAGAAAAATTTGGAACAGAGCGTTTACAATCTGTAACACCAGAAGAAATAAAAGAAAGACTGCATCAGTTTAAAAACCTTGTGCAATTTGACATAAACATAAACAACTAA
- a CDS encoding amidophosphoribosyltransferase, translated as MSDAIKHECGIAVIRLKKPLEFYKEKYGTAFYGVNKMYLMMEKQHNRGQDGAGFASIKLDVAPGQRYISRQRSTAQQPIQDIFAEINGRINELMTANPDKKDDVAWQKSNVPYIGELLLGHVRYGTFGKNSVESVHPFLRQNNWMHRNLIVAGNFNMTNVNQLFDKLVSLGQHPKEQADTITVMEKIGHFLDDEVGKLYKKLKKEGFNKQQASPQIAERLKVGKILRRASKDWDGGYAMAGLLGHGDAFVLRDPAGIRPAYYFENDEVAVVASERPVIQTAFNVPFDEVKELDPGAAVIIKKNGTLTIQQIIEPLERKACSFERIYFSRGSDAEIYKERKMLGRLLMPRVLESINHDTRNSVFSFIPNTAETSFYGLVEAAQDELNKQKGEKILAAKGNLNESELTEILSQRLRTEKIAIKDAKLRTFITEDSSRDDLVAHVYDVTYGVIKPEDKLVIIDDSIVRGTTLKKSIIKMMARLNPAKIIVVSSAPQIRYPDCYGIDMARLEDFIAFRAAIALLKENDNESIIQEVYEKCKAQVDLDDKDVTNHVKDIYAPFEQKEISKKIAELLTDSSVQTEVDIIYQTVENLHKACPENLGDWYFTGDYPTAGGNRVVNKAFINYVEGNKERAY; from the coding sequence ATGAGTGACGCTATCAAGCATGAATGTGGTATTGCAGTAATAAGACTAAAAAAACCACTTGAATTTTACAAAGAAAAATACGGTACTGCTTTTTACGGAGTAAATAAGATGTACTTAATGATGGAAAAGCAGCACAATCGTGGTCAGGATGGTGCTGGTTTTGCTAGTATAAAACTAGATGTCGCTCCAGGGCAACGCTATATATCTAGACAGCGATCTACAGCGCAACAGCCTATACAAGATATTTTTGCAGAGATTAATGGTCGTATAAACGAGCTTATGACGGCAAATCCTGACAAGAAGGATGATGTAGCCTGGCAGAAGAGTAATGTTCCTTACATAGGAGAGTTATTACTAGGTCACGTACGTTATGGAACCTTTGGAAAAAACAGCGTTGAGAGCGTTCACCCTTTCTTGCGTCAAAATAACTGGATGCACCGTAACCTTATCGTTGCAGGTAACTTTAATATGACTAATGTAAATCAGCTTTTTGATAAGTTGGTTTCTTTAGGACAACACCCAAAAGAGCAGGCAGACACCATTACAGTGATGGAAAAAATAGGCCATTTTCTGGATGATGAAGTTGGAAAACTTTACAAGAAACTAAAAAAGGAAGGATTTAATAAACAACAAGCCTCTCCTCAAATAGCAGAAAGACTTAAAGTAGGCAAAATACTTAGAAGAGCTTCAAAAGATTGGGATGGTGGTTATGCAATGGCTGGACTTTTAGGTCATGGTGATGCTTTTGTTTTAAGAGATCCTGCAGGAATAAGACCTGCATATTATTTTGAAAACGACGAAGTAGCGGTGGTTGCTAGTGAGCGTCCCGTGATTCAAACAGCGTTTAATGTGCCTTTTGATGAAGTAAAGGAATTAGATCCAGGGGCTGCTGTAATCATTAAAAAGAATGGCACACTGACTATACAGCAAATTATAGAACCATTAGAACGTAAGGCTTGTTCCTTTGAGCGTATTTACTTCTCTAGAGGTTCTGATGCAGAAATTTACAAAGAGCGCAAAATGCTTGGGCGTTTATTAATGCCTCGAGTACTTGAAAGCATAAATCATGACACAAGGAACTCTGTGTTCTCATTTATTCCCAATACGGCTGAGACTTCGTTTTACGGTCTTGTAGAGGCTGCTCAAGACGAACTTAATAAGCAAAAAGGAGAAAAGATACTTGCTGCCAAGGGTAATCTCAATGAGAGCGAACTTACAGAAATTCTCTCACAGCGCTTGCGCACAGAGAAGATTGCTATAAAAGATGCTAAGCTCCGTACATTTATCACAGAAGATAGTAGTCGTGATGATCTAGTAGCACACGTTTATGATGTAACCTACGGTGTTATAAAACCAGAAGACAAGCTCGTCATTATAGATGATAGTATCGTGCGTGGCACAACGCTCAAAAAGAGTATCATCAAGATGATGGCACGTTTGAATCCAGCCAAAATTATTGTTGTATCTAGTGCCCCTCAAATACGATATCCAGATTGCTACGGTATTGACATGGCTCGCCTTGAAGATTTTATTGCTTTTAGAGCTGCAATAGCATTACTAAAAGAAAATGATAACGAGAGTATCATACAGGAGGTTTATGAAAAATGTAAGGCGCAAGTAGATCTAGATGATAAAGATGTAACAAATCACGTTAAAGATATTTATGCTCCTTTTGAACAGAAGGAAATCTCTAAAAAGATAGCAGAGCTACTAACTGATAGCTCAGTTCAAACAGAAGTAGATATCATCTATCAAACTGTAGAAAACTTACATAAAGCCTGCCCAGAAAATCTTGGAGATTGGTACTTTACTGGAGACTACCCTACAGCTGGAGGTAACCGCGTTGTAAACAAAGCCTTCATAAATTACGTAGAAGGAAACAAAGAGAGAGCCTACTAA
- a CDS encoding superoxide dismutase yields MSFTLPELPYAKDALEPNIDAKTMEIHHGKHHAGYTSKLNAAIEGTDLSGKTIENILINLDMSNTAVRNNGGGFYNHRLFWEVMSPDGGGEPTGELAEAINAAYGNFESFKDKFSSAAGGQFGSGWAWLCVHEGGKVEVCSTPNQDNPLMPKVGCGGFPILGLDVWEHAYYLNYQNRRPDYVNAFFNVINWEKVSALYAQNK; encoded by the coding sequence ATGTCATTTACGTTACCAGAATTACCATATGCTAAGGATGCACTAGAGCCTAATATAGACGCAAAAACAATGGAGATACACCACGGGAAGCATCACGCTGGTTACACTTCAAAGCTTAATGCTGCTATCGAAGGAACTGACCTTAGCGGAAAGACAATAGAAAATATACTTATAAACCTAGATATGTCTAACACTGCTGTTCGTAACAACGGTGGAGGTTTTTACAACCACAGACTTTTTTGGGAAGTAATGTCACCAGACGGTGGAGGAGAACCTACGGGAGAACTTGCTGAGGCAATAAATGCTGCCTACGGAAACTTTGAATCTTTTAAAGATAAATTCTCATCTGCAGCAGGAGGACAGTTTGGTTCAGGATGGGCTTGGCTTTGTGTACACGAAGGCGGAAAAGTTGAAGTATGCTCAACTCCTAATCAGGATAACCCACTAATGCCTAAAGTAGGATGTGGAGGGTTCCCTATCCTAGGACTTGATGTATGGGAGCATGCATATTACTTAAACTATCAAAACAGACGTCCAGATTATGTAAACGCATTTTTTAATGTGATTAATTGGGAAAAAGTGTCTGCACTATATGCTCAGAACAAATAA